In the genome of Massilia sp. PAMC28688, one region contains:
- a CDS encoding PRC-barrel domain-containing protein, giving the protein MSYAERDRYGMYSKMGDGPGPALMGADTLIGDNVVNAQDENLGDIKEIMLDMRTGQVAYAVLAFGGFLGLGEKLFAVPWQALQLDTVNKRFVLNVDKDRLQNAPGFDPDAWPDMSDMGWSSQVHAFYGTDATSSGMPMARTGAGTRGGAGSGMGARH; this is encoded by the coding sequence ATGAGTTATGCAGAACGCGATCGCTACGGCATGTACAGTAAGATGGGGGACGGGCCGGGCCCGGCATTGATGGGGGCTGACACCCTCATCGGGGACAACGTGGTCAACGCCCAGGATGAAAACCTCGGCGACATCAAAGAAATCATGCTCGACATGCGCACCGGTCAGGTAGCTTATGCGGTGCTGGCCTTTGGCGGCTTTCTCGGCCTGGGGGAAAAACTGTTTGCCGTTCCATGGCAAGCCTTGCAGCTCGACACCGTCAACAAGCGCTTTGTGCTCAACGTCGACAAGGACCGGCTCCAGAACGCACCGGGCTTTGACCCCGACGCGTGGCCAGACATGAGCGACATGGGCTGGTCCAGCCAGGTCCATGCGTTTTACGGGACCGACGCCACGAGCAGCGGCATGCCTATGGCCAGGACCGGCGCCGGCACGCGGGGCGGCGCCGGATCAGGCATGGGGGCGCGGCATTAA
- a CDS encoding PHB depolymerase family esterase: MVKKAANPWLRGLLRAGKQQQRALSRVFTAMAAAPKPARATARPIPKPKAKRVATAPPRASGTAGGAAAGTATGAPGASAPPIGKWLASHFTGPADNNAVRRLSYWLYLPDNPPTPQALPLIVMLHGCDQSATQFADGTRMNQWAQKLGYAVLYPQQSRAGHPHRCWKWYDRATQQGGGEVGLIVGMIGKVMAQYPVDRQRIYISGLSAGAGMAHIVALHHPDLFAAIGLHSGPLFGAGHSTLGALGVMKHGASHRVDSAIEEILLKRPGFPALPTMLIQGEDDDVVRPVNQIQLMRQAQLVNRMDPAQLQFVTATRAATRASNPHSIHDTRRGNKTILRVARIDKLKHAWSGGDARLNYNCATGPDASKMLLDFFSRHRRA, encoded by the coding sequence ATGGTAAAGAAGGCTGCCAATCCCTGGCTGCGCGGCTTGCTGCGTGCCGGGAAGCAGCAACAGCGCGCATTGAGTCGCGTGTTCACGGCCATGGCGGCGGCGCCCAAGCCCGCGCGTGCCACGGCCCGGCCGATACCAAAACCGAAGGCGAAGCGAGTGGCCACTGCGCCGCCGCGCGCGTCTGGCACGGCTGGCGGCGCTGCTGCCGGCACGGCCACCGGTGCGCCTGGCGCCTCGGCTCCACCGATCGGCAAATGGCTTGCGTCCCATTTCACGGGCCCGGCCGACAATAATGCTGTACGACGCCTCAGCTACTGGCTTTACCTTCCCGACAACCCTCCCACACCGCAGGCGCTCCCGCTGATCGTCATGCTGCACGGTTGCGACCAGAGCGCCACCCAGTTTGCCGATGGCACAAGGATGAACCAATGGGCGCAAAAGCTTGGCTATGCGGTGCTGTATCCGCAACAATCACGCGCCGGCCATCCGCACCGTTGCTGGAAATGGTATGACCGCGCCACCCAGCAGGGCGGCGGCGAAGTGGGCTTGATTGTGGGGATGATTGGCAAGGTCATGGCCCAGTATCCTGTCGACCGCCAGCGCATTTATATTTCCGGACTCTCGGCCGGTGCCGGCATGGCGCACATTGTCGCGCTCCATCATCCGGACCTGTTCGCCGCCATTGGCTTGCATTCCGGCCCCCTGTTTGGCGCGGGACACAGCACGCTGGGAGCCCTGGGCGTGATGAAGCATGGCGCCAGCCACCGGGTGGACAGTGCCATCGAGGAAATCCTGCTCAAGAGGCCCGGCTTCCCCGCGCTGCCCACCATGCTGATTCAGGGCGAAGACGATGACGTGGTCCGCCCTGTCAATCAGATCCAGCTCATGCGGCAGGCCCAGCTGGTCAACCGCATGGACCCGGCGCAGCTGCAGTTTGTCACCGCCACCCGGGCTGCCACCCGGGCCAGCAATCCGCACAGCATCCATGACACCCGCCGCGGCAACAAGACGATCCTGCGGGTGGCGCGCATTGACAAGCTCAAGCACGCTTGGAGCGGGGGCGACGCGCGCCTGAACTACAATTGCGCAACCGGTCCCGACGCCAGCAAGATGCTGCTCGATTTTTTCAGCCGCCACCGCCGCGCCTGA
- a CDS encoding oxidative damage protection protein — protein MARTVQCIKLNKEAEGLDFPPYPGELGKRIYESVSKEAWAAWLKHQTMLVNENRLNLADQRARKYLATQMEKHFFGEGADAAMGYVPPAE, from the coding sequence ATGGCGCGCACCGTTCAATGCATCAAACTGAACAAGGAAGCCGAAGGCCTCGATTTCCCCCCTTACCCGGGCGAACTGGGCAAGCGGATCTACGAATCGGTCTCGAAAGAAGCATGGGCTGCCTGGCTCAAGCACCAGACCATGCTGGTCAATGAAAACCGCCTGAACCTGGCCGACCAGCGCGCCCGCAAGTACCTGGCCACGCAAATGGAAAAGCACTTCTTTGGCGAAGGGGCCGACGCCGCCATGGGTTACGTCCCGCCGGCAGAGTAA
- the argA gene encoding amino-acid N-acetyltransferase, giving the protein METFNQFVQWLRSVAPYIHAFRGKTFVIAFPGELVTAGALPVLAQDLSLLVALGIRVVVVHGSRPQVAEQLALRNVEGRFHNGIRITDTAALECAKEAAGELRLDIEAAFSQGLPNTPMAHAAIRIISGNFVTARPLGVIDGVDLELTGMTRKVAAETIHAILATDSVVLLSPLGFSPTGEIFNLTMEDVAVSAAIALHADKIVFITETPMMRDEAEVEIRELSSHQAEAVLQAGFLPSDAAFYLQHAIKACNSGVPRAHILPFEMDGSALLELFTHDGVGTMISHENLESLRMATIEDVGGIIKLIEPLEADGTLVKRGRELIEREIDNFSVIEHDGVIFGCAALYPFPAEKMAEMACLTVNPEVQAQGDGERILKHVENRARALGIKQLFVLTTRTSHWFKKRGFMPATVDALPKDRQHMYNWQRKSQVLIKSL; this is encoded by the coding sequence ATGGAAACCTTTAACCAATTCGTCCAGTGGCTGCGCTCCGTCGCGCCGTATATCCACGCCTTTCGCGGCAAGACCTTCGTCATCGCCTTCCCGGGAGAACTCGTCACGGCCGGCGCCCTGCCCGTCCTGGCGCAGGACCTGTCACTGCTCGTGGCCCTGGGCATCCGCGTGGTGGTGGTGCACGGCTCGCGTCCCCAGGTAGCCGAGCAGCTGGCGCTGCGTAATGTCGAAGGCCGCTTCCATAACGGCATCCGCATTACCGACACCGCGGCGCTCGAATGCGCCAAGGAAGCCGCCGGCGAACTGCGTCTGGACATTGAAGCGGCGTTCAGCCAGGGTTTGCCCAACACGCCCATGGCCCATGCTGCCATCCGCATCATCTCAGGTAATTTCGTCACCGCGCGCCCGCTTGGCGTGATCGACGGGGTCGACCTCGAACTGACCGGCATGACGCGCAAGGTCGCCGCCGAGACCATCCACGCCATCCTGGCCACCGACAGCGTGGTGCTGCTCTCGCCATTGGGCTTTTCGCCGACCGGCGAGATCTTCAACCTGACCATGGAAGACGTGGCCGTGTCGGCCGCCATTGCCCTGCACGCCGACAAAATCGTCTTCATTACCGAAACGCCGATGATGCGCGACGAGGCCGAGGTGGAAATCCGCGAGCTGTCGTCGCACCAGGCGGAAGCCGTGCTGCAGGCGGGCTTTTTGCCGTCCGACGCCGCGTTCTACCTGCAGCACGCCATCAAGGCCTGCAACAGCGGTGTGCCGCGTGCCCACATCCTGCCGTTTGAAATGGACGGCTCGGCCCTGCTCGAACTGTTCACCCACGACGGCGTGGGCACCATGATCTCGCACGAGAACCTGGAGTCGCTGCGCATGGCGACCATTGAAGACGTGGGCGGCATCATCAAACTGATCGAACCGCTCGAAGCCGACGGCACGCTGGTCAAACGCGGACGGGAACTGATCGAGCGCGAAATCGATAACTTCTCCGTCATCGAGCACGATGGCGTGATCTTCGGCTGCGCCGCGCTGTACCCATTCCCGGCCGAAAAGATGGCCGAAATGGCGTGCCTGACGGTGAACCCGGAAGTACAGGCCCAGGGCGACGGCGAGCGTATTCTCAAGCACGTGGAAAACCGCGCGCGCGCGCTCGGCATCAAGCAGCTGTTCGTGCTCACCACCCGCACCTCGCACTGGTTCAAGAAGCGCGGCTTCATGCCCGCCACGGTCGATGCACTGCCCAAGGACCGCCAGCACATGTACAACTGGCAGCGCAAGTCCCAGGTACTGATCAAGTCCTTATAG
- the hrpA gene encoding ATP-dependent RNA helicase HrpA, protein MSEQSKKPPSATAQPQRSGATRPAGAAKTPAPGGRHGEVRAPQASTSPVVRDGLRAPARSPQGATSHAAKDGQRAESRPPQGGSGGGPRDDQRGQRPARHGGTGPAERQPGGGAINPVIAERLAEARAGLARGPQEPAASGDAPAPAGAGQQRPGGARGARERQGGTPAAGEQPARDGGRDGGRNGDRNGDRNGGREGRAPRTRAAGESAARQVVRTPLPPITFPEDLPVSGRRAEIARALTENQVIIVSGETGSGKTTQLPKICLELGRGQNALIGHTQPRRIAASSTAKRIAQELGTAPGEHVGFKVRFTDTLKPGAWVKLMTDGILLAETQTDPLLKNYDTIIIDEAHERSLNIDFLLGYLKQLLPRRPDLKVIITSATIDAERFARHFGTPGKPAPVIEVSGRLYQVEVRYRPVDRDPVLTGAPDSGKPMPKAQAAREKRDLMDAVIDGVDEVARLGSGDVLVFLPGEREIRDCAEALRKHHPPHVEILPLFARLSVEEQERVFKITNARRIVLATNVAETSLTVPGIRYVVDAGLARVKRYSFRNKVEQLQIEPIAQSAANQRAGRCGRVADGVCIRLYEEDDFNQRPKFTEPEILRSSLAAVILRMKSLHLTDVETFPFIEPPQGRAIADGYQLLQEVGAVDEYNQLTPLGTKLARLPLDPRVGRMILAALDNACLTEMLIIAAALSVQDPRDRPLEHQQAADEAHKKFADEKSEFTTYLKIWRWFEDAIEHKKTNRQLQETCRSNFLSQVRLREWRDVHSQLLTIVKEQGWRLNEIAATYENLHTALLTGLLGNIGFKSDDEPGAGYLGARGIRFHVWPGSSLIKKPGKWIMAAELVETTRLYARCVANIQPEWIERVGAHLLKKSWGEPRWEKRQAQVTASERATLHGIVIYSQRRINYGQMNPAESREIFIRDALVGGDYDTRAPFFAHNHKLIKEIENLEHKSRRLDVLVDDQLIFAFYDKLVPKDIVNGAGFEKWHKDATLAEPKLLFLNREELMRHEAAGVTTELFPKMMSVTGIEMQLTYHFEPGSVRDGVTLSVPLFALNQLPRERMEWLVPGMLKEKVHLLLKSLPQKLRRHCVPLPDYAARFCERVHEAGTFGRGDLIDAIIADIRAQTSLMVLTSDFKAETLPPHHFMNFKVIDEHGRQLDMGRNLATLQAEFGGQARQSFQKLAEVSAPAQGTPAAAVSGKVKPAAPGASARPETVKASAPNVSQHVGLTSWTFGELPELLEIVQGKLTLIGFPALVDKGTHCDLEVFDDPTVAARTHRIGLRRLFALQFKEQLKFVEKNIPGMQQMGMQFMAMGSQEELRDQIIQKAIDIACLQDPLPTDAASFNKRKDEGKARLTLLVNEIARLVSQVLTEFHGLPKKLQNINPQAAADIQSQLQGLVHKRFLIENEYAQLAHFPRYLKAINVRLEKMRGDVSRDTKLMAEWTQSASHFMRAVKDRMASKNTDPKMVEFRWMLEELRVSLFAQELRTPMPVSGKRLQKVWESMQR, encoded by the coding sequence ATGTCAGAACAGAGCAAGAAGCCACCTTCCGCCACAGCGCAGCCACAACGGTCCGGCGCCACCCGGCCTGCCGGCGCTGCCAAGACGCCCGCTCCGGGCGGGCGGCATGGCGAAGTCCGCGCGCCGCAGGCCAGCACCTCGCCCGTGGTCCGGGACGGTCTGCGCGCACCGGCACGCTCGCCGCAAGGTGCGACCTCGCACGCGGCCAAGGATGGCCAGCGCGCCGAGTCGCGCCCACCGCAGGGCGGCAGCGGCGGCGGGCCGCGCGATGACCAGCGTGGGCAGCGGCCAGCCAGACATGGTGGCACGGGCCCGGCGGAGCGGCAGCCGGGGGGAGGGGCGATCAATCCCGTGATCGCCGAGCGCCTGGCCGAAGCGCGCGCTGGCCTGGCGCGCGGACCGCAGGAGCCGGCTGCATCCGGCGACGCGCCGGCGCCGGCTGGCGCAGGTCAGCAGCGCCCGGGCGGCGCGCGTGGGGCGCGCGAGCGCCAGGGCGGTACGCCCGCAGCGGGCGAGCAGCCGGCGCGCGATGGTGGGCGCGATGGTGGGCGTAATGGTGACCGCAATGGTGACCGCAATGGTGGCCGCGAAGGCCGGGCGCCCCGTACCCGGGCGGCGGGCGAGAGCGCCGCGCGCCAGGTGGTGCGCACGCCGCTGCCACCGATTACCTTTCCGGAAGACTTGCCCGTCTCCGGGCGCCGGGCCGAAATCGCCAGGGCGCTGACGGAAAACCAGGTAATCATCGTTTCCGGCGAAACCGGTTCCGGCAAGACCACCCAGCTGCCCAAGATTTGCCTGGAGCTGGGGCGCGGCCAGAACGCGCTGATCGGCCACACCCAGCCGCGCCGCATTGCCGCGTCTTCCACTGCCAAGCGCATCGCCCAGGAACTGGGCACGGCGCCGGGCGAGCATGTGGGCTTCAAGGTGCGCTTTACCGATACGCTCAAGCCGGGCGCCTGGGTCAAGCTCATGACCGACGGTATCCTGCTGGCTGAAACGCAGACCGACCCGCTGCTCAAGAACTACGACACCATCATCATCGACGAAGCGCACGAGCGCAGCCTGAATATCGACTTTTTGCTTGGCTACCTCAAGCAGCTGCTGCCGCGCCGTCCTGACCTGAAGGTGATCATCACCTCGGCCACCATTGACGCAGAACGCTTTGCCCGCCATTTCGGCACGCCCGGCAAGCCGGCACCGGTCATCGAGGTATCGGGCCGCCTGTACCAGGTGGAGGTGCGCTACCGCCCGGTGGACCGCGACCCAGTGCTGACCGGTGCTCCCGACAGCGGCAAGCCCATGCCCAAGGCCCAGGCGGCGCGCGAAAAGCGCGACCTGATGGATGCGGTGATTGACGGGGTGGACGAAGTGGCGCGCCTGGGTTCCGGCGACGTGCTGGTGTTCCTGCCGGGCGAGCGCGAGATTCGCGACTGCGCCGAAGCGCTGCGCAAGCACCACCCGCCCCATGTCGAAATCCTGCCGCTGTTTGCCCGCCTGTCGGTGGAAGAGCAGGAACGGGTTTTCAAGATCACCAATGCGCGCCGCATCGTGTTGGCTACCAATGTGGCCGAGACTTCGCTCACCGTGCCGGGCATCCGCTACGTGGTCGACGCTGGCCTGGCGCGCGTGAAGCGCTACAGCTTCCGCAACAAGGTCGAGCAGCTGCAGATTGAGCCGATCGCGCAGTCGGCCGCCAACCAGCGCGCCGGCCGCTGCGGCCGCGTGGCCGACGGCGTGTGCATTCGCCTGTACGAAGAAGACGACTTCAATCAGCGGCCCAAATTTACGGAGCCGGAAATTTTGCGCTCGTCGCTCGCTGCCGTCATCCTGCGCATGAAGTCCCTGCACCTGACGGACGTGGAGACCTTCCCGTTCATCGAGCCGCCCCAGGGCCGGGCGATTGCAGACGGCTACCAGCTGCTGCAGGAGGTGGGCGCGGTGGACGAATATAACCAGCTCACGCCACTTGGCACCAAGCTGGCACGCCTGCCGCTGGACCCGCGCGTAGGCCGCATGATCCTGGCGGCGCTGGACAACGCCTGCCTGACCGAAATGCTGATCATCGCCGCTGCGCTGTCGGTGCAGGACCCGCGCGACAGGCCGCTGGAACACCAGCAGGCTGCCGACGAAGCGCACAAGAAGTTCGCTGACGAAAAATCCGAGTTCACGACCTACCTCAAGATCTGGCGCTGGTTCGAGGACGCCATCGAGCACAAGAAAACCAATCGGCAGCTGCAGGAAACCTGCCGCAGCAATTTCCTGTCCCAGGTGCGCCTGCGCGAATGGCGCGACGTGCATTCGCAGCTGCTCACCATCGTCAAGGAGCAGGGCTGGCGCCTCAATGAGATCGCGGCCACGTATGAAAACCTGCATACGGCGCTGCTCACGGGCCTGTTGGGCAATATCGGCTTCAAGTCGGACGATGAACCGGGCGCCGGCTACCTGGGCGCGCGCGGGATTCGCTTTCATGTGTGGCCCGGTTCATCGCTCATCAAGAAGCCGGGCAAGTGGATCATGGCCGCCGAGCTGGTGGAGACGACGCGCCTGTATGCGCGCTGCGTGGCCAACATCCAGCCCGAGTGGATCGAGCGCGTGGGCGCCCATTTGCTCAAAAAATCGTGGGGCGAGCCGCGCTGGGAGAAGCGCCAGGCGCAGGTAACTGCGTCCGAACGCGCCACCTTGCACGGCATTGTGATCTACAGCCAGCGCCGCATCAATTACGGCCAGATGAACCCTGCCGAGTCGCGCGAGATTTTCATCCGCGACGCGCTGGTGGGTGGCGACTACGACACGCGCGCCCCGTTCTTCGCCCACAACCACAAGCTGATCAAGGAAATCGAAAACCTTGAGCACAAGTCGCGCCGGCTTGATGTGCTGGTCGATGATCAGCTCATTTTCGCGTTCTACGACAAGCTCGTCCCTAAGGATATCGTCAATGGTGCCGGGTTTGAAAAGTGGCACAAGGACGCGACCTTGGCAGAACCGAAGCTGCTGTTTTTGAATCGCGAAGAATTGATGCGCCACGAAGCTGCGGGCGTGACCACGGAGCTGTTCCCGAAGATGATGTCGGTGACCGGCATTGAGATGCAGCTGACGTATCACTTCGAGCCAGGCAGCGTGCGCGATGGCGTGACGCTGTCAGTGCCGCTGTTTGCGCTCAACCAGCTGCCACGCGAGCGCATGGAGTGGCTGGTGCCGGGCATGTTGAAGGAAAAGGTGCACCTGCTGCTCAAGTCCCTGCCGCAAAAGCTGCGCCGCCATTGCGTGCCGCTGCCCGACTACGCGGCCAGGTTTTGCGAGCGGGTACACGAAGCAGGCACATTCGGCCGGGGTGACCTGATCGATGCCATCATCGCCGACATCCGCGCACAGACCTCGCTGATGGTGCTCACCAGCGACTTCAAGGCCGAGACCCTGCCGCCGCATCACTTCATGAATTTCAAGGTGATCGATGAACACGGCCGCCAGCTGGACATGGGGCGCAACCTGGCCACGCTGCAGGCCGAATTTGGCGGTCAGGCGCGCCAGAGTTTCCAGAAGCTGGCCGAGGTGTCGGCACCGGCACAGGGCACGCCTGCCGCTGCTGTCTCGGGCAAGGTGAAGCCTGCCGCGCCCGGCGCATCGGCCCGGCCGGAGACGGTCAAGGCCAGCGCGCCCAATGTCAGCCAGCACGTTGGGCTGACATCGTGGACGTTTGGGGAACTACCGGAACTGCTGGAAATCGTGCAGGGCAAGCTGACGCTGATCGGCTTTCCGGCGCTGGTGGACAAGGGAACCCACTGCGACCTGGAAGTGTTTGACGACCCCACTGTGGCCGCGCGCACCCACCGCATCGGCTTGCGGCGCCTGTTCGCGCTGCAGTTCAAGGAACAGCTCAAGTTTGTGGAAAAGAACATACCGGGCATGCAGCAGATGGGCATGCAATTCATGGCCATGGGTTCGCAAGAGGAACTGCGCGACCAGATCATCCAGAAAGCGATCGATATCGCCTGCCTGCAAGATCCCCTGCCCACGGACGCAGCATCGTTCAACAAACGCAAGGATGAAGGCAAGGCGCGTTTGACGCTCCTGGTCAATGAAATCGCGCGCCTCGTGTCGCAGGTGCTCACCGAGTTCCACGGTCTGCCCAAAAAGCTGCAAAACATTAATCCCCAGGCCGCCGCGGATATTCAGTCACAGCTGCAAGGGCTGGTGCACAAACGTTTTCTCATTGAAAACGAGTATGCGCAGCTGGCGCATTTCCCGCGCTACCTCAAGGCGATTAATGTGCGCCTTGAAAAGATGCGGGGCGACGTCAGCCGCGACACAAAACTGATGGCGGAGTGGACGCAATCTGCCAGCCATTTCATGCGCGCAGTCAAGGATCGGATGGCAAGCAAGAATACCGATCCGAAGATGGTGGAGTTTCGCTGGATGCTCGAAGAATTGCGCGTCTCCTTGTTTGCCCAGGAGCTGCGTACGCCAATGCCGGTGTCGGGCAAGCGCTTGCAGAAGGTGTGGGAGTCGATGCAGCGCTAG